The Pseudanabaena galeata CCNP1313 genome includes a region encoding these proteins:
- a CDS encoding M48 family metallopeptidase, giving the protein MPRYTGISSEAFRHPLDRQAEQSLRSVPGFDLVAGKFVEFMYERPQTIYHIGNSIQVSHRQYATIHRIFRECIADLDVQPEPVLFVSQNPVANSYALGKDHPYIVINSGLLDLLTEDEIRSVLAHELGHIKCGHTTLIQMAMWVMSVVSTISEMTFGLGGIVSSGLIYAFFEWRRKAELSSDRAALLVTDQLDTVLSTMMKLSGGSSAFAHELSLPEFIRQSDAYQDLDKDNLNQIYKFMLYNGFGAGSMLSHPFPVERVHYIREWADSEEYRTIKSGNYKHGDTTGAVDVAQSPTEEKKSESEAERLKRQIDELQAEINRIKRQ; this is encoded by the coding sequence ATGCCACGTTATACAGGAATTTCTAGCGAAGCTTTTCGCCATCCCCTCGATCGCCAAGCTGAACAATCTCTTCGCAGTGTTCCCGGTTTCGATCTGGTGGCGGGAAAATTTGTTGAGTTTATGTATGAGCGTCCGCAGACGATTTATCACATCGGCAATAGTATTCAGGTCAGTCATCGTCAATATGCGACGATCCATCGCATATTTCGGGAATGTATCGCTGATCTTGATGTGCAACCTGAGCCTGTCCTATTTGTTTCGCAAAATCCTGTAGCTAATAGTTACGCTCTTGGGAAGGATCATCCCTATATTGTAATTAACTCAGGATTACTAGATCTGTTAACTGAAGATGAAATTCGTTCTGTGCTTGCCCATGAACTTGGACATATTAAATGCGGTCATACAACCTTAATCCAGATGGCGATGTGGGTGATGAGTGTTGTTTCGACTATTAGCGAAATGACTTTTGGTTTAGGGGGGATTGTCAGCAGTGGCTTGATTTATGCTTTTTTTGAATGGCGACGTAAAGCGGAACTATCAAGCGATCGCGCAGCTTTGTTAGTTACTGATCAACTTGATACAGTTCTTTCCACAATGATGAAGTTATCGGGTGGAAGTTCTGCTTTTGCCCATGAGTTAAGTTTACCTGAGTTTATTCGCCAATCGGATGCTTATCAAGATCTCGATAAGGATAATCTCAATCAAATTTATAAATTCATGCTCTACAACGGTTTTGGGGCTGGCTCAATGCTTAGTCATCCATTTCCTGTGGAGCGGGTTCATTATATTCGTGAATGGGCTGACTCAGAAGAATATCGCACTATTAAGTCTGGTAACTATAAGCATGGTGATACGACTGGCGCAGTTGATGTTGCTCAATCTCCAACGGAGGAGAAAAAATCAGAGAGCGAAGCAGAACGTCTGAAGCGTCAAATTGACGAGCTACAAGCTGAAATCAATCGCATTAAGCGTCAGTAG
- a CDS encoding ABC transporter ATP-binding protein yields the protein MKVELSHIYKSFGNVKANQDISMTVEAGSVYGILGENGAGKSTLSKVLSGFITKDAGKILLDGIEVDIKTPADAICAGIGMLHQDPLDFPSLSVLDNFMAGRSTLSKKIGRKRVNTHNRHDLIKELRQLCAAFGFDLHPSDRLSNLTVGERQQLEILRLLSLGVKTLILDEPTTGISASQKKALFTAVKQLAAEGKSIIFVSHKLEDVEELCDRLMVMRQGAVIGEAEVKGRDSAELAASLVDMMFGHDLAIPAKHSTSIEQTAPALVIQDLQIDGDRLSLQIDKLTVQSGEIIGLAGLEGNGQQLLLLACAGLLKPKSGKICLNDLDMTNRAYRNFLKAGIAYLPADRLQDGLIRGLSIHEHFMLRQSNAKSNLESNSKSNAGFLINWSDTRKYTHQAIETFNIRGKPSTRVEKLSGGNQQRTQISLLPDQLSLLLMEQPTRGLDIESTLWIWKQMMERCEQGMSILFISSDLDEILQYSDRILVFCGGKVSQPIDAKTLTVDKLGQAIGGKFD from the coding sequence ATGAAAGTTGAACTTAGCCATATTTATAAATCCTTTGGCAATGTCAAGGCAAATCAAGATATCTCAATGACCGTTGAGGCGGGAAGTGTCTATGGGATCTTGGGCGAAAATGGGGCAGGGAAAAGTACTTTATCTAAAGTTCTCAGTGGCTTTATCACTAAAGATGCTGGCAAGATTTTGTTAGATGGAATTGAAGTTGACATTAAAACTCCTGCTGATGCCATCTGTGCTGGGATTGGGATGTTACATCAAGATCCCTTAGATTTTCCTTCGCTATCTGTTTTAGATAATTTCATGGCAGGGAGAAGTACTTTAAGCAAAAAGATCGGTAGAAAGAGGGTTAACACTCATAATCGTCATGATCTCATTAAAGAACTTCGACAGCTATGTGCCGCTTTTGGCTTTGATTTGCATCCTAGCGATCGCCTATCAAATCTCACTGTAGGAGAGCGTCAACAGCTAGAGATATTGCGGCTTTTGTCCCTTGGGGTCAAGACATTAATTTTAGATGAGCCAACCACGGGTATTTCTGCTTCCCAAAAAAAGGCTCTATTTACAGCAGTCAAACAATTGGCAGCCGAGGGGAAATCGATTATTTTTGTGTCGCATAAATTAGAAGATGTGGAAGAACTATGCGATCGCCTGATGGTAATGCGTCAAGGTGCGGTGATTGGGGAAGCGGAAGTGAAGGGACGTGATTCCGCCGAGTTAGCAGCTTCTTTAGTTGACATGATGTTTGGACATGATCTTGCCATACCTGCTAAACATTCAACGAGCATAGAGCAGACCGCCCCTGCTTTGGTAATTCAGGATTTACAAATTGATGGCGATCGCTTGAGTTTGCAGATTGATAAATTAACTGTGCAGTCTGGTGAAATTATTGGATTAGCAGGGTTAGAAGGCAATGGACAACAGTTGCTATTGCTTGCCTGTGCGGGCTTACTGAAGCCAAAATCTGGCAAGATTTGCCTCAATGATCTGGATATGACCAATCGCGCCTATCGTAACTTTTTGAAGGCAGGAATTGCCTATTTACCAGCCGATCGCTTGCAAGATGGTCTGATTCGGGGGCTATCGATCCATGAGCATTTTATGTTGCGCCAATCTAATGCGAAATCCAATCTAGAATCTAATTCAAAATCTAATGCTGGATTTTTGATTAATTGGAGTGATACTCGCAAATATACACATCAGGCGATCGAGACTTTTAATATTCGCGGTAAACCATCGACTCGGGTGGAGAAATTATCGGGAGGTAATCAACAACGCACCCAAATCTCACTCTTGCCAGATCAATTGAGTTTACTATTAATGGAACAGCCCACTAGAGGGCTAGACATCGAATCGACTCTCTGGATTTGGAAACAGATGATGGAGCGCTGCGAACAAGGCATGAGTATTTTGTTTATCTCTTCTGATCTCGATGAGATTTTGCAATATAGCGATCGCATCCTTGTATTTTGCGGCGGTAAAGTTTCTCAACCTATCGATGCTAAAACCTTAACAGTTGATAAACTCGGTCAAGCGATCGGAGGGAAGTTTGATTAG
- a CDS encoding Hsp70 family protein, which produces MTVIAIDFGTSNTAIAILASEENCDLGLPKTLLFEEISQGFATAEGQAWLVPSLVYVLESGRGYGEFLFGEQARSQYQLENQSNHQLNQQSKRLFQGFKRDIVASFRSPACEIDGKFYDAEAIAEIFLTELWQRLALKGFQPTQVIFTVPVGAFEGYLNWFSNFAEKLRVSNFQIIDESTAAALGYAITRPNALVLVIDFGGGTLDLSLVRTAPIANNRATQNQVVKAEAIAKSDAYIGGIDIDRWIAEYFLRQLGIARSRIGEPCWQKILAIAEQIKIKLSLVQEVQEDWIDHNKVTHKLKLSQDELMEILEQNQMLEQLREAIDEVLTIGLNRGISKAAIEQILLVGGSCQIVAVQQLIISYFGKSKVKLGKPFEAVAHGALALGQSLKIEDHLRHSYAIRLWEPYLHQYSFYTLFEKGTKYPCQRAEPLILQAAIAGQTEIWLDIGEVADISQAEVTYDNAGRMTSSQLLKQSDFRSLAANSKKSEVDQVCIARLDPSGQLGSDRITVNFEIDDRRVLIATVRDLLTDKVLIDQQAIAKLE; this is translated from the coding sequence ATGACTGTTATTGCCATTGATTTTGGAACTAGTAATACCGCGATCGCAATTCTGGCATCAGAAGAAAATTGCGATCTTGGATTACCCAAAACTTTACTATTTGAGGAGATCTCGCAGGGCTTCGCAACTGCTGAAGGACAGGCTTGGCTAGTGCCAAGTTTAGTTTATGTGCTTGAGTCTGGGAGGGGGTATGGTGAATTTCTGTTTGGAGAACAAGCCAGATCGCAATATCAATTAGAAAACCAGTCAAACCACCAATTAAATCAGCAATCAAAACGATTATTTCAAGGTTTTAAGCGTGATATTGTTGCAAGTTTTCGATCGCCTGCCTGTGAGATTGACGGTAAGTTTTATGATGCCGAAGCGATCGCCGAAATCTTCTTGACAGAACTCTGGCAGCGTCTTGCGTTGAAAGGCTTTCAACCTACACAAGTAATTTTCACCGTTCCCGTTGGTGCTTTCGAGGGTTATCTCAATTGGTTTAGTAACTTTGCCGAAAAACTAAGAGTTTCTAACTTCCAAATCATCGATGAATCTACGGCGGCGGCTTTGGGCTATGCAATTACTCGACCGAATGCGCTGGTATTAGTGATTGATTTTGGTGGTGGGACGTTGGATTTGAGCTTAGTTAGGACTGCGCCGATTGCCAATAATAGGGCAACTCAGAACCAAGTTGTTAAGGCTGAAGCGATCGCCAAATCAGACGCATATATTGGTGGAATTGACATTGATCGATGGATTGCTGAGTATTTTTTGCGCCAACTAGGAATAGCGCGATCGCGGATTGGGGAACCATGCTGGCAAAAGATTTTAGCAATAGCGGAACAAATCAAAATCAAATTATCGCTTGTTCAGGAAGTGCAGGAAGATTGGATTGATCACAATAAGGTGACCCATAAACTCAAGCTGAGTCAGGATGAGCTAATGGAAATCCTAGAGCAGAACCAGATGCTTGAGCAATTGCGTGAAGCTATTGATGAAGTACTGACTATTGGGCTAAATCGGGGAATTAGTAAAGCGGCGATCGAGCAAATTCTGTTAGTGGGAGGTAGTTGTCAGATTGTTGCTGTGCAGCAATTGATTATTTCCTATTTCGGCAAATCTAAAGTCAAGTTGGGCAAACCCTTTGAAGCGGTTGCTCATGGGGCTTTAGCCCTAGGACAATCACTCAAGATTGAAGATCATCTACGTCATAGCTATGCGATTCGACTTTGGGAACCCTATCTGCATCAATATTCTTTCTATACATTATTTGAGAAAGGGACAAAATATCCTTGTCAACGCGCTGAGCCATTAATTTTGCAAGCGGCGATCGCAGGACAAACTGAAATCTGGCTGGATATTGGTGAAGTTGCGGATATTTCGCAGGCTGAAGTTACCTATGACAATGCTGGACGCATGACCAGCAGTCAGTTGCTAAAACAATCGGATTTTCGATCGCTAGCCGCAAATAGCAAAAAATCAGAAGTCGATCAAGTGTGTATAGCGCGACTCGATCCTTCAGGACAGTTAGGGAGCGATCGCATTACCGTTAATTTTGAAATCGATGATCGGCGCGTTTTAATTGCTACGGTTAGGGATTTACTCACAGATAAAGTGCTGATCGATCAACAGGCGATCGCCAAATTAGAATGA
- a CDS encoding GAF domain-containing protein — MSNAKTILIVDDAESDRILFRHYIECAPNNSYRILESETLNQGLELWRSQKPDVTLIDLNLTDENWLVFLEAIREYSQSNSNSEQMLDLKLPVIVLAETEDARMAVSAMRLGAYDYLVKHDITEFSLQQSIHSLLERFALIKQLEQSHRRENLVSQIALNIRQFLDLEDICQIVVQEVCKFLKVDRAVIYKFHENMERRIIAESVVPPWLSCLNAVSETCCIQPSKEQVNAYLNGQISTNSDVRSANFSKCHVQMLEGFQVRANVVVPILLTQPLSNQISNNQANNQILWGLLIVHQCSANRDWEEEEVHLLQQVSVQLAIAIQQTEIHQNLQNLNNSLEQQVQQRTAELQSSKHKLSSIINAIPDIINLVTSDGVYLESKRPKTFHDLIPTDIDPIGKNIAEILPPESEIASNQLQAIRQAIFTRELQTIEQIYEVEDELHYEEVRVVPLHEDTAVVVIRDISDRRRAEEALRSSEEKLQKIALSSPGVIQILVQRPDGSAYFEYLSSAFEDINELKVDQTLQNPYLCFEQVHPDDIANLWEAVGLSLETLSTLQHEWRIITPSGIKWLQSNLRPERRENGDTAWYGIVSEISDHKQMEIALEKELIRNKMLWDDSFDGIVILDGLGNIIECNSSFATMIGCTLEEIASLTIYDIDVRWSKEELMRGIQEFKTGKRAMFETCYRKKDGSFCNVEVSANSVKYDDDVIQFCICRDITQRKLAEQSLRESIQREQMLNQFIQTIRSSLDLDIVFNSAINAIASLLELEQASIVKFVIEKRVWEYIASYRDQAEVFDSVGLEIPDQDNPFAEILKQKEIVQINDTDTIEDPINRELTQRNSGAWLLVPIIVNEKTWGSLSLSRYQKGSLWQDDEIVLVQTIANQLAIAIQQVSLYQQLQLELAEHQQTEIALAHAKNLAEAASKAKSEFLANMSHEIRTPMNGVLGMAQLLSVTPLREDQKNFVQIILDSGDALLTVINDILDFSKIESGNLQLEQKEFNFKDTMNSVCKLLSKQAFEKNINLQCYINSNNNAPTTVLGDSSRLRQILINLVGNAIKFTEQGYVSVSYSCKLITANIYEFRFSITDTGIGIDSDRIDKLFRPFTQADASINRQFGGTGLGLAICKRLVEFMDGTIWVESRGNVGGNPPSDWGTEYFNHNTQGSAFYFTIILPIVEESLTRKPVNELGSFLTNQKKSSFEHLPINILIVEDNIINQKIVLLMLQKLGCQAEIANNGSECVNIIYERASQTAFDFIFMDVQMPVMDGLTATKIIRQASSSETRPWIVALTADALQEDYNTCINAGMNDYISKPININQIERSLLKYVQENNVQPVI, encoded by the coding sequence ATGTCTAATGCCAAAACTATTCTGATTGTGGATGATGCTGAGAGCGATCGCATTCTGTTTCGTCACTATATCGAATGTGCTCCTAATAATAGCTATCGTATTTTAGAATCTGAAACCCTTAATCAAGGATTAGAACTATGGCGATCGCAAAAACCTGATGTTACCCTGATTGACTTAAATTTGACCGATGAAAACTGGCTAGTCTTTCTAGAAGCTATTCGAGAATATTCGCAAAGCAATAGTAATAGTGAGCAGATGCTGGATCTCAAACTCCCCGTCATCGTGTTGGCTGAGACTGAAGATGCAAGGATGGCTGTAAGCGCGATGCGTTTGGGAGCCTATGACTATCTGGTGAAGCATGATATTACCGAATTTTCTTTGCAACAAAGCATTCATAGTTTGCTAGAACGGTTTGCATTAATTAAGCAACTAGAACAATCTCATAGACGCGAAAACTTAGTCTCACAAATAGCTTTAAATATTCGGCAATTTCTTGATTTAGAAGATATTTGTCAGATCGTAGTACAAGAGGTTTGCAAGTTTCTCAAGGTCGATCGCGCAGTTATTTACAAATTTCATGAAAATATGGAGCGGCGAATTATTGCTGAGTCAGTAGTTCCACCTTGGCTGTCTTGTTTAAACGCTGTCTCTGAAACTTGTTGCATACAGCCTTCCAAAGAACAGGTAAATGCGTATTTAAATGGTCAAATTTCTACCAATTCTGATGTACGCAGTGCTAATTTTTCAAAATGTCATGTGCAGATGTTGGAGGGTTTTCAAGTTCGAGCCAATGTGGTTGTGCCAATCCTCTTAACTCAGCCTCTAAGTAATCAAATTTCTAATAATCAAGCCAATAATCAAATTCTCTGGGGGTTGCTAATTGTACATCAATGCTCAGCAAATCGTGATTGGGAAGAGGAGGAAGTCCACCTACTTCAACAAGTATCTGTCCAATTAGCGATCGCCATTCAACAAACGGAAATCCATCAAAACCTCCAGAATCTTAATAACTCCCTAGAGCAACAAGTTCAACAACGAACCGCTGAGCTTCAGTCTAGTAAACACAAGTTGAGTTCAATTATTAACGCAATTCCAGACATAATCAACTTGGTGACATCAGATGGTGTTTATCTAGAATCAAAACGTCCTAAAACCTTTCATGACCTGATCCCTACTGATATTGATCCTATTGGCAAGAATATTGCAGAAATCTTACCACCCGAATCGGAAATTGCCTCAAATCAACTTCAAGCTATTCGACAAGCAATTTTTACTAGAGAATTACAGACTATCGAACAAATTTATGAAGTTGAGGATGAGCTACATTATGAAGAAGTACGGGTCGTGCCATTACATGAAGATACTGCGGTCGTTGTTATCCGTGATATAAGCGATCGCCGCCGAGCGGAAGAAGCCCTACGATCAAGCGAGGAGAAGCTGCAAAAAATCGCATTGTCATCGCCAGGAGTTATCCAAATTCTTGTGCAGAGACCCGATGGTTCTGCTTATTTTGAATATTTAAGCTCGGCTTTTGAGGATATCAATGAATTAAAAGTTGATCAAACCTTACAAAACCCCTATCTTTGTTTTGAGCAGGTTCATCCTGATGATATTGCAAATTTATGGGAGGCTGTTGGCTTGAGTCTAGAGACATTATCAACCTTGCAGCATGAATGGCGAATCATTACTCCATCAGGCATTAAATGGTTACAATCTAATTTGCGACCAGAGCGTCGTGAAAACGGCGATACTGCTTGGTATGGAATTGTCTCAGAGATCAGCGATCACAAACAGATGGAAATCGCTTTGGAGAAAGAGTTAATTCGCAATAAAATGCTTTGGGATGATTCTTTTGATGGAATTGTAATCTTAGATGGACTTGGAAATATTATTGAATGCAACTCAAGTTTTGCGACGATGATCGGCTGCACATTGGAAGAAATAGCCAGCCTGACTATTTATGATATTGATGTGAGATGGTCAAAAGAAGAATTAATGCGGGGTATTCAAGAATTTAAGACTGGAAAAAGAGCGATGTTTGAAACCTGCTATCGTAAAAAGGATGGCTCGTTTTGTAATGTGGAAGTTAGTGCCAACTCTGTTAAATATGATGATGATGTGATCCAGTTTTGTATTTGCCGAGATATTACTCAACGTAAACTAGCTGAACAGTCATTGAGGGAGAGTATTCAGCGAGAACAGATGCTTAACCAATTTATCCAAACAATTCGTAGCTCACTGGATTTAGACATCGTATTCAATTCGGCAATCAATGCGATCGCTAGTTTGTTAGAGTTAGAACAAGCAAGTATAGTCAAATTTGTTATTGAGAAAAGAGTTTGGGAATACATTGCGAGCTATCGAGATCAAGCAGAAGTTTTCGATAGTGTTGGGTTGGAAATTCCCGATCAAGATAATCCTTTTGCAGAAATACTTAAACAAAAAGAGATAGTCCAAATTAATGATACTGATACAATCGAAGATCCAATTAATCGTGAATTGACGCAAAGAAACTCTGGGGCTTGGCTACTAGTTCCAATCATTGTCAATGAAAAAACTTGGGGTAGCTTGAGCTTAAGCAGATATCAGAAAGGATCTCTGTGGCAAGATGATGAAATTGTCTTAGTACAGACGATCGCCAACCAACTAGCGATCGCCATCCAGCAAGTAAGCCTCTATCAACAACTGCAACTGGAACTAGCTGAACATCAACAAACGGAAATCGCCTTAGCCCATGCCAAGAATCTAGCAGAAGCTGCTAGCAAAGCGAAGAGTGAATTCCTTGCCAACATGAGCCATGAAATCCGTACTCCTATGAATGGCGTTCTTGGCATGGCTCAACTATTATCTGTTACACCGTTACGAGAGGATCAAAAGAATTTCGTACAGATTATTCTGGATAGTGGAGATGCTCTGTTAACTGTAATTAATGACATTCTAGACTTCTCGAAAATTGAATCTGGAAATCTCCAGCTAGAACAGAAAGAATTTAATTTTAAAGATACGATGAATTCTGTTTGTAAACTCTTAAGCAAACAGGCTTTTGAAAAAAATATTAATCTGCAATGTTACATTAATAGTAATAACAATGCTCCTACCACAGTTTTAGGCGATAGCTCAAGGCTACGACAGATCTTGATCAACCTTGTTGGTAATGCGATTAAGTTTACGGAGCAGGGTTATGTTTCCGTCAGCTATAGTTGTAAGTTGATTACAGCAAATATCTATGAATTTAGATTCTCAATCACCGATACTGGTATAGGCATTGATAGCGATCGCATTGACAAGCTATTTAGACCCTTTACCCAAGCTGATGCTTCGATCAATCGTCAGTTTGGCGGTACTGGTTTGGGTTTAGCTATCTGTAAGCGACTTGTAGAGTTCATGGATGGCACAATCTGGGTAGAAAGCCGAGGTAATGTTGGTGGCAATCCTCCATCTGATTGGGGGACGGAATATTTTAACCACAATACCCAAGGTTCAGCATTCTACTTTACGATCATCTTACCAATAGTTGAGGAAAGCCTGACTAGGAAGCCAGTTAATGAGCTTGGCTCCTTTCTAACCAATCAGAAGAAGTCTAGTTTTGAGCATCTTCCCATTAATATCTTGATAGTTGAAGATAATATTATTAATCAAAAAATAGTTCTCCTCATGCTGCAAAAACTAGGTTGTCAAGCTGAGATTGCTAATAATGGTAGTGAATGTGTAAATATTATTTATGAGAGAGCATCTCAGACAGCCTTTGACTTTATATTTATGGATGTGCAGATGCCTGTCATGGACGGACTGACCGCAACTAAAATAATTCGTCAAGCCTCATCTTCTGAAACTCGACCTTGGATTGTGGCTCTGACAGCCGACGCTTTACAAGAGGACTACAATACTTGTATCAATGCGGGAATGAATGACTACATCAGTAAGCCTATCAACATCAATCAGATTGAGCGATCGCTATTAAAATACGTTCAAGAAAATAATGTGCAACCCGTGATTTAG
- a CDS encoding ABC transporter permease, producing MDIITILATAIATSTPLIFASIGETITERAGVINLSAEGTILMSAMTGFAVAKFSNSLLLGFAAAALVGAAIALVVAIGAITLKQSQVSIGFVLALMCSDLSSFLGNPVVRVEGITVPSFRIPILENIPILGKLLFQSDLLVYSSYVLILGSWFYFYRTQGGLILRTVGEQPAAAFARGTNVIKMRYIYTLLGGALMGIAGAAFSLDFKAGWSHRHTAGYGWIALAIVIFGGWNPLRVALGAYLFGILQSLASVAQSAIPQVPTQVFNTAPFVLMILMLALTSGKWLDLVISALPRSLKQGILNMVRTIPPASLGKVFDQD from the coding sequence ATGGACATCATCACAATTCTGGCTACAGCGATCGCCACTTCCACACCTTTGATTTTTGCCAGTATTGGTGAAACGATTACGGAACGCGCAGGTGTCATCAATCTATCTGCTGAAGGGACAATCTTGATGTCAGCGATGACTGGTTTTGCGGTTGCCAAGTTTTCTAATAGCTTGCTTTTAGGATTTGCGGCGGCGGCTCTAGTGGGAGCAGCGATCGCCTTAGTCGTGGCAATTGGCGCAATTACCCTCAAGCAATCGCAAGTATCAATCGGGTTTGTATTAGCATTAATGTGTAGTGATTTGTCTTCTTTTTTAGGTAATCCTGTTGTGAGAGTCGAGGGAATTACGGTTCCCAGTTTCAGAATTCCTATTTTAGAGAATATTCCCATTTTAGGGAAATTGCTATTTCAGAGTGACTTGTTAGTTTATAGCAGCTATGTTTTAATTCTTGGTTCATGGTTCTACTTCTATCGAACTCAAGGCGGATTAATCCTGCGAACTGTGGGAGAACAACCTGCGGCGGCTTTTGCGAGAGGCACTAATGTAATCAAAATGCGTTACATCTATACCCTCCTTGGTGGTGCATTAATGGGGATCGCAGGAGCCGCTTTTTCGTTGGATTTTAAAGCAGGATGGAGTCATCGCCATACGGCTGGTTATGGTTGGATTGCTTTAGCGATCGTCATTTTTGGTGGTTGGAATCCGCTGCGGGTCGCTTTAGGAGCCTATTTATTCGGAATTTTACAATCTCTAGCTAGCGTGGCTCAAAGTGCAATTCCTCAAGTGCCGACACAGGTATTTAACACGGCTCCCTTTGTACTGATGATCTTAATGTTGGCGCTGACTTCAGGCAAATGGCTCGATCTTGTAATATCAGCTTTGCCGCGATCGCTTAAACAGGGCATATTGAATATGGTCAGAACCATACCACCTGCATCATTAGGGAAAGTATTTGATCAAGACTAA
- a CDS encoding ABC transporter permease: MINSVKRSEGSLISIVNNLQILKKLPRVAYFRIGAFVVALLFISGVILLSSGSPFQVAAGMWNGAFGSSDRFARVISTLCPLLLAACGLIFTFTAGLYNLGIEGQITAGAIASTFLLRLIPEGFPPAIAITLAILSGIIGGGIWGLLTGMLNIYGKVNEIFAGLGMNFTAQGLALYLVFGPWKRSGVASMSGTEPFSDAFSLPTVGNTDFSPIALAIAIIALIVTAVMIKATYFGLKLKAVGNNLRAAYVLGIPAIAQMMSSFVICGALAGIAGSLQVVAVFHRLIPNISSNLGFLALLVVMLINYNPFLILPIAFLFSSLNVGSLELPLSLSLDSSLSGIIQGALLLFAILGEGLAKLSKE, encoded by the coding sequence TTGATAAACTCGGTCAAGCGATCGGAGGGAAGTTTGATTAGTATTGTGAATAATTTGCAAATTCTCAAAAAGTTGCCAAGGGTCGCCTATTTTCGGATTGGGGCTTTTGTGGTTGCGCTCTTGTTTATCTCTGGGGTGATTTTGCTATCTAGTGGCTCACCCTTTCAAGTCGCAGCAGGAATGTGGAATGGAGCTTTTGGTAGTAGCGATCGCTTTGCCAGAGTTATTTCCACTCTCTGCCCTCTATTACTTGCCGCCTGTGGATTGATTTTTACCTTCACCGCAGGTTTGTATAACTTAGGGATCGAAGGTCAAATTACGGCGGGGGCGATCGCCTCTACATTCTTGTTAAGGCTAATTCCTGAAGGTTTTCCACCTGCGATCGCCATTACCTTAGCAATATTATCTGGGATTATCGGTGGCGGTATATGGGGCTTACTGACGGGAATGTTGAATATTTATGGCAAGGTCAACGAGATTTTTGCAGGTTTAGGCATGAACTTCACGGCTCAAGGATTAGCTCTATATTTAGTCTTTGGTCCTTGGAAGCGATCGGGAGTTGCCTCAATGAGTGGCACAGAGCCATTTAGTGATGCTTTTTCTCTGCCCACCGTCGGTAATACTGACTTCAGCCCGATCGCCTTAGCGATCGCCATAATCGCGCTGATCGTGACCGCAGTGATGATTAAAGCGACTTACTTTGGGTTGAAACTCAAAGCCGTGGGCAATAATCTGCGAGCCGCCTATGTGTTGGGCATTCCTGCGATCGCCCAAATGATGAGCAGTTTTGTGATTTGTGGCGCTTTAGCAGGTATCGCGGGATCTTTGCAAGTGGTGGCAGTATTTCACCGCCTTATCCCCAATATTTCCAGTAATTTAGGCTTTTTAGCCCTGCTAGTAGTGATGCTGATTAATTACAATCCCTTCTTGATTTTGCCGATCGCTTTTCTATTTAGTTCTCTCAATGTTGGCAGTTTAGAATTACCGCTATCCCTCAGTTTAGATTCTTCACTCTCTGGGATTATTCAGGGCGCATTGCTTTTGTTTGCCATTCTTGGCGAAGGTTTGGCTAAGTTATCTAAAGAATAA